The Aerosakkonema funiforme FACHB-1375 nucleotide sequence CTGAGCTTGAAATTTGCCCTTTCCAGCCAAAAAAATATCGAGCTAGTTGGCTTGGCCTCTAACGGCCAAGAGGCGATTAGAATGGTGGAAAACCATCGCCCTGACGTGATCATCCTCGATTTGCAGATGCCAGTCATGGATGGTTGGAGCGCTTCTAGATATATCAAAAGTATGTATCCCCAGGCCCAAATCATCGCTTACTCAGCCGTGGAGGAGCAACAAGCTACCGCCACGAA carries:
- a CDS encoding response regulator codes for the protein MSDIRKASEVVMLSCCDSSSLRVLVVDDHELTRLSLKFALSSQKNIELVGLASNGQEAIRMVENHRPDVIILDLQMPVMDGWSASRYIKSMYPQAQIIAYSAVEEQQATATNPKPSVDAFCSKETATHELIELVKELGNRNGSGT